The following coding sequences are from one Candidatus Tanganyikabacteria bacterium window:
- a CDS encoding methylmalonyl-CoA carboxyltransferase has product MTVRKARHGALTARERLEYLLDRDTFHEWGAHVEPAPQLFGDQPADAQGDAVIAGFGTVGSRTVFAFAQDFSVLEGTLGQRGAEKIVNLLDRAADAGAPVVGLLHSNGARLSEGIASLEASTQVFQRYIAYSGRMPILAIAMGFCSGFPAYLASLSDLVIMVDRTSFLVTTSPAIIRSATGQRVGLQELGGARMHGDTSGVAHLTAPTEEAALALARDVIGYLGGAQGPPEAPHQPIPDLPDNLAEPYDVKPLIGAIADGSRFLELWPRWARNVVTGFARLGGRPIGIVANQPLVEAGAVTVQSARKMSRFVRLCDRFGLPLLFLVDVPGILPGVEAEHGGILVEGAAFYRALLTEVPRLTLVTRKCYGGAYGLMNSKQGLGAMVLAYPDARIGVMGADVASQILGDGNGKSEEIARAWQIHGESARVAAQRGIVDRLVTPAETRAELLAAFSIFPPASPQSRLRRSGWL; this is encoded by the coding sequence ATGACCGTCCGCAAGGCGCGCCATGGAGCCCTGACCGCCCGGGAGCGGCTGGAGTACCTCCTCGATCGCGACACGTTCCACGAGTGGGGCGCGCACGTCGAACCCGCGCCGCAGCTATTCGGCGATCAACCCGCGGACGCGCAGGGCGACGCGGTGATCGCCGGTTTCGGGACGGTCGGGAGCCGGACGGTCTTCGCGTTCGCCCAGGATTTCTCGGTCCTGGAGGGCACCCTGGGCCAGCGCGGGGCCGAGAAGATCGTCAACCTGCTCGATCGCGCCGCCGACGCGGGCGCGCCGGTCGTGGGCCTGCTCCACTCCAACGGCGCCCGCCTGTCGGAGGGTATCGCGTCGCTCGAGGCCTCGACCCAGGTCTTCCAGCGCTACATCGCCTACTCGGGGCGGATGCCGATCCTCGCGATCGCCATGGGCTTCTGCTCGGGCTTCCCGGCCTATCTCGCCTCGCTATCGGACCTGGTGATCATGGTCGACCGCACGAGCTTCCTGGTGACCACCAGTCCGGCGATCATCCGCAGCGCCACCGGCCAGCGGGTGGGACTGCAGGAACTGGGCGGCGCCCGCATGCACGGCGACACCTCCGGCGTGGCCCACCTGACCGCCCCGACCGAGGAAGCGGCGCTGGCGCTCGCGCGCGACGTCATCGGGTACCTCGGAGGCGCCCAGGGACCGCCGGAGGCGCCCCATCAGCCGATCCCCGACCTGCCGGACAACCTCGCCGAGCCCTACGACGTCAAGCCGTTGATCGGCGCCATCGCCGACGGTAGCCGCTTCCTCGAACTCTGGCCGCGCTGGGCGCGCAACGTGGTCACCGGCTTCGCGCGCCTGGGCGGCCGGCCCATCGGCATCGTGGCCAATCAGCCGCTGGTCGAGGCCGGAGCGGTCACGGTGCAGTCGGCCCGCAAGATGAGCCGCTTCGTGCGGCTCTGCGACCGTTTCGGGCTGCCGCTGCTCTTCCTGGTGGACGTGCCGGGGATCCTGCCGGGCGTGGAAGCGGAGCATGGTGGCATCCTGGTGGAGGGCGCGGCGTTCTACCGGGCGCTCCTCACCGAGGTGCCCCGCCTGACGCTGGTGACGCGCAAGTGCTACGGCGGCGCGTACGGCCTGATGAACTCCAAGCAGGGCCTCGGGGCGATGGTGCTCGCCTACCCGGACGCGCGCATCGGGGTGATGGGCGCCGACGTGGCCAGCCAGATCCTGGGCGACGGCAACGGCAAGAGCGAAGAGATCGCCCGGGCCTGGCAGATCCACGGCGAGAGCGCCCGGGTGGCGGCGCAGCGGGGCATCGTGGACAGGCTTGTCACGCCAGCCGAGACCCGTGCCGAACTGCTCGCGGCGTTCTCGATCTTCCCGCCCGCGTCGCCGCAATCGCGGCTCCGCCGGAGCGGGTGGCTGTAG
- a CDS encoding SDR family oxidoreductase, with translation MNLGLTGKTALVVGASGGIGRAIAIALAGEGARVAIVGRDRDELEATFRLIETGRGAGIALAADVLELDEPGWRELRLRIEEDLGTVEVLVYAAAAPDRPARVPNIAPEHWAEVLATDLTGLWQCLSEFLPPMAQKGWGRVIALGSLMGSQGGFSEGAYAAAKGGLAGLVKTVAQEYARKGITANVVVPGRIATRRTAGLNERVAEAMRRAIPLRREGTPEEVAAVVAFLASEQASYVTGAEIPVTGGRELGMLAL, from the coding sequence ATGAATCTCGGACTGACCGGGAAGACGGCGCTGGTCGTCGGGGCTTCCGGCGGCATCGGGCGGGCGATCGCCATCGCCCTGGCCGGAGAAGGCGCGCGTGTGGCGATCGTGGGCCGCGACCGTGACGAACTCGAGGCCACCTTCCGGCTGATCGAAACCGGCAGAGGGGCCGGCATCGCCCTGGCCGCCGACGTGCTCGAACTCGACGAGCCCGGCTGGCGGGAGCTGCGCCTGCGCATCGAGGAGGATCTCGGGACGGTGGAGGTCCTGGTCTACGCGGCCGCCGCGCCGGATCGGCCGGCCCGCGTCCCCAACATCGCCCCCGAGCACTGGGCGGAGGTGCTGGCCACCGACCTGACGGGCCTGTGGCAGTGTCTGAGCGAATTCTTGCCGCCCATGGCGCAGAAGGGCTGGGGGCGCGTGATCGCCCTGGGGTCGCTCATGGGCTCTCAAGGCGGCTTCTCCGAGGGTGCCTACGCGGCCGCCAAGGGCGGCCTAGCCGGCCTGGTGAAGACCGTCGCGCAGGAGTACGCGCGCAAGGGCATCACGGCCAACGTCGTCGTGCCCGGGCGCATCGCCACGCGGCGGACCGCGGGGCTCAACGAGCGCGTGGCCGAGGCCATGCGGCGGGCGATCCCGCTGCGGCGCGAGGGCACTCCCGAGGAGGTCGCGGCGGTCGTGGCCTTCCTGGCCTCCGAGCAGGCGTCGTACGTGACGGGTGCCGAGATCCCCGTCACGGGCGGGCGCGAACTGGGCATGCTGGCCTTGTGA
- a CDS encoding acyl carrier protein: protein MATVLDYEALVTAVAEVLGACEDFRPRIPPVAIRAGHRLVADLGVDSVALLDLALGLEARLGRPVDEADLAVLETVGDVARHLEGR from the coding sequence ATGGCGACGGTACTGGATTACGAGGCGCTGGTGACCGCCGTCGCCGAGGTCCTGGGGGCCTGCGAGGATTTCCGGCCGCGGATCCCGCCCGTCGCGATCCGGGCCGGGCACCGCCTCGTCGCCGATCTGGGCGTCGATTCGGTGGCCTTGCTGGATCTCGCGCTGGGCCTGGAAGCGCGGCTCGGCCGCCCGGTCGACGAGGCCGACCTGGCGGTGCTGGAGACGGTGGGCGACGTGGCGCGGCATCTGGAGGGGCGATGA
- a CDS encoding ketoacyl-ACP synthase III has protein sequence MSALYRPLRPARLLGTGAHLPGPPLSNADLIARTGLRLTPDWIVRHTGIRTRHWADPAVTTAEIAAAAAREALAASGVAAVDLARIWLATISGDWPTPATACAIQARLGARCPALDLNSACAGFLFAIEHAMRGVDTGLSPTLAIGAELRSRFVNPRDRRTAPIFGDGAGAVVLGPASRPDEGFVAILLETEGAQEQLVLVPAGGSAEPASAESVAAGRHCIVIRDPAELTRRGVDAMVALVDRACGAFGVRPGDVDLLIPHQANGVMLERIVERLSIPPERCLLTVADTGNTVGASLAIALHRAQASPRWRPGALIALATLGGGYSGGVAFYRVPA, from the coding sequence ATGAGCGCCCTGTACCGTCCGCTGCGCCCGGCGCGGCTCCTGGGCACCGGCGCCCATCTTCCCGGGCCGCCGCTGTCCAACGCCGACCTGATCGCCCGCACGGGCCTGCGCCTGACCCCCGACTGGATCGTGCGCCACACGGGCATCCGGACGCGCCACTGGGCCGACCCGGCCGTGACCACCGCCGAGATAGCGGCCGCCGCGGCCCGCGAGGCCCTCGCGGCCTCCGGCGTCGCGGCCGTGGATCTCGCCCGCATCTGGCTCGCCACCATCTCGGGCGACTGGCCAACGCCCGCCACCGCCTGCGCGATCCAGGCTCGCCTGGGCGCGCGCTGCCCGGCTCTGGATCTCAACTCGGCGTGCGCGGGCTTCCTTTTCGCGATCGAGCACGCCATGCGCGGCGTGGACACCGGGCTCTCGCCCACGCTTGCCATCGGCGCGGAGTTGCGCAGCCGCTTCGTCAACCCGCGCGACCGGCGCACCGCGCCCATCTTCGGCGACGGCGCGGGCGCCGTCGTGCTGGGGCCGGCAAGCAGGCCGGACGAGGGTTTCGTGGCCATTCTCCTGGAGACCGAAGGCGCCCAGGAGCAACTGGTGCTGGTGCCGGCCGGCGGATCGGCCGAGCCGGCCTCCGCCGAGTCGGTGGCCGCCGGCCGCCATTGCATCGTCATCCGCGATCCGGCCGAACTGACGCGCCGCGGCGTGGACGCCATGGTCGCCCTGGTGGACCGGGCGTGCGGCGCGTTCGGCGTGCGCCCGGGCGACGTGGATCTGCTGATTCCGCACCAGGCCAACGGCGTCATGCTCGAACGCATCGTGGAGCGACTCTCCATCCCGCCCGAACGCTGCCTGCTCACGGTCGCCGATACGGGCAACACCGTCGGCGCGTCGCTGGCCATCGCGTTGCACCGCGCCCAGGCCTCGCCGCGCTGGCGCCCCGGGGCCCTGATCGCCCTGGCCACCCTGGGGGGCGGCTACTCGGGCGGCGTCGCGTTCTACCGGGTGCCGGCATGA